A single Biomphalaria glabrata chromosome 2, xgBioGlab47.1, whole genome shotgun sequence DNA region contains:
- the LOC106069734 gene encoding bifunctional methylenetetrahydrofolate dehydrogenase/cyclohydrolase, mitochondrial-like, with amino-acid sequence MHSTMLCIRSIRYHTNKIHGLGLIDLVHYGLPINLTTYTLCKLPLLQMNRQLHSLHCNYLQCTIKLKTVPLELKNKGLLRQNPGKNFIFFATRNTHDQSALTSIKSHTGSENLKYFIKPELSLSKAAVIDGKAIAQVIKDEIKTEVSSLVADGKRAPHLSVLLVGNNPASIIYVRNKALAAQYTGISCDILRIPENVSEGEVLKEIEALNRLPEVDGILVQLPLPPNMSERTVCDAVLPGKDVDGFNVLNVGRFCVNQEAFIPATPSGVLEILKRLNINTLGKNAVVCGRSKNVGLPIALHLHASQNKGSTIGDATTTICHRNTPPDQLRHFIKSADILVTATGIPGLVTADMVKDGVVVIDVGITRILDKNGKARLVGDVDFAGVSKKASYITPVPGGVGPVTVAMVIKNTLAAYKNELDYGPWNKSVLPSR; translated from the exons ATGCATTCAACTATGTTGTGCATTAGATCAATTCGCTATCATACCAACAAAATTCATGGGCTTggacttatagatctagttcattaTGGTCTGCCCATTAATCTTACCACTTACACATTATGTAAATTACCTTTGTTACAAATGAATCGTCAACTGCACAGTCTGCATTGTAACTATTTACAATGTACAATCAAATTGAAAACTGTGCCATTGgaactgaaaaacaaaggctTACTAAGACAGAACCCTGGaaaaaacttcattttttttgctACAAGAAACACTCATGATCAAAGTGCATTAACAAGTATTAAATCTCATACAGGCAgtgaaaatctaaaatatttcaTAAAGCCTGAATTATC ACTTTCTAAGGCTGCTGTGATTGATGGTAAAGCAATAGCGCAAGTCATAaaagatgaaataaaaacagaagTTTCATCACTTGTTGCTGATGGTAAAAGAGCACCTCACCTCTCTGTTCTCCTTGTAGGAAACAATCCAGCCAGCATCATATATGTCAGAAACAAAGCTCTGGCTGCACAGTACACTG GAATCTCTTGTGATATACTTCGCATACCAGAAAATGTGAGTGAAGGAGAAGTGCTGAAGGAAATAGAAGCTCTCAACAGACTGCCTGAGGTGGATGGAATACTGGTACAGCTTCCTCTGCCTCCAAACATGAGTGAAAGAACTGTCTGTGATGCTGTGCTGCCTGGCAAAGATGTGGATGGCTTTAATGTACTTAATGTTGGCAGATTCTGTGTCAACCAGGAAGCATTTATTCCTGCCACACCTTCTGGAGTTCTGGAAATCTTAAAGAGGTTAA ACATTAACACATTGGGAAAGAATGCTGTTGTATGTGGTCGTTCTAAAAATGTTGGTCTTCCAATAGCTCTACATCTTCATGCAAGTCAGAATAAAGGCTCCACTATTG GGGATGCTACTACAACTATATGTCACAGGAACACACCACCTGATCAACTTCGTCACTTTATAAAGTCAGCTGACATTCTGGTGACTGCCACTGGCATCCCTGGCCTAGTGACAGCAGACATGGTGAAAGATGGTGTGGTGGTCATTGATGTCGGCATCACTCGGATATTAGATAAGAACGGCAAAGCCAGACTTGTTGGTGATGTAGATTTTGCAG gtgtTTCTAAGAAGGCTAGCTATATCACTCCTGTTCCAGGTGGAGTTGGCCCTGTTACTGTTGCTATGGTGATCAAAAACACTCTGGCAGCATACAAAAATGAACTGGATTATGGACCCTGGAATAAATCAGTTCTTCCTAGCAGATGA